In Vespa velutina chromosome 1, iVesVel2.1, whole genome shotgun sequence, the following proteins share a genomic window:
- the LOC124952560 gene encoding UPF0545 protein C22orf39 homolog, producing the protein MSEVTLEENRFKYAWMIRPCEIYKDEYSECKYWKSRFHQYFIYGHKIDCSSWKEDFKNCEIWEANKSEDAYNAIVESEKKRRLNRLKGHFGNRIWKKRDKPPEDWNSPLPEWMQENFKNSYLEKMKNKEAQEALEKLDKYCVIM; encoded by the exons atgtctgAAGTAACACTAGAAGaaaatcgttttaaatatGCTTGGATG ATAAGGCCATGTGAAATATACAAAGATGAGTATAGTGAATGCAAATATTGGAAATCCCGTTTTCatcaatatttcatatatggCCATAAGATTGATTGTTCTTCATGGAAGgaagattttaaaaattgtgaaatttGGGAAGCAAATAAATCAGAGGATGCATAC aatGCAATAgtagaaagtgaaaaaaaacgTAGACTGAACAGATTAAAAGGACATTTTGGGAATAGAatttggaaaaagagagataaaccACCGGAAGATTGGAATAGTCCTTTACCCGAATGGATGCAAGAAAACTTCAAAAATTCGTATttagaaaagatgaaaaataaagaagcaCAAGAGGCGttagaaaaattagataaatattgtGTCATAATGTAA
- the LOC124952538 gene encoding activating signal cointegrator 1 isoform X1 — MKPIRINNFIKLFTKITNHIIMEEWIYTSLSGLLDFPVPEELTQYILKIRNERDLDEYLKTLLDLKNPKHKQFITELKKKQAASCNDPAGYKKTNDNNEDCKKRQNEKKKNKTKSKENIQVQEMKTDKTEKKKPKFVNLYSQEGRDRETVLLKGRHKCDCEARKHSLINNCTNCGRIVCFQEGSGPCFFCETLVCSREQQAILSSNTKLADDLYNKLMDRKPNKGLEESIKQRDKLLEYDRNSARRTKVIDDESDYFQTNSTWLTPAERERLRKREEEISAQKHASRLSRKVTLDFVGREVFVGHEENSEFNEDQLDNLYEMALHTDSENSNAYPNIDIISPVYIKQETKSSINKQILNSNTNSKIQDKEYLELTDQGLCLSMHQPYASLLVSGIKLHEGRTWYSSHRGRLWIASTAKTPTKEDISETEHVYRVLKDEKIKFPENYPISSLLGCVTIVDVLSQEQYRKMYPEGESESPYVFICENCYTLPIKFPIQGKQKIYKLDNKIHQAAMKSLEKVIKEKKE, encoded by the exons ATGAAACctatacgaataaataattttataaaattattcac aaaaattactaATCATATTATAATGGAAGAATGGATATACACAAGTTTATCTGGTTTACTAGACTTCCCAGTTCCAGAAGAATTAACACa gtatattttaaaaatacgaaatgaaagagattTAGATGAATATCTTAAAACTTTATTGGATTTAAAAAATCCAAAacataaacaatttataacagaattgaaaaaaaaacaag CTGCTTCTTGTAATGATCCAGCCGGATATAAGaaaacaaacgataataatgaagattgTAAGAAAaggcaaaatgaaaaaaaaaagaataagaccAAAAGCAAAGAAAACATACAG gttcaagaaatgaaaacagataaaacagaaaagaagaaaccaaaATTTGTTAACTTGTATTCGCAGGAAGGGCGTGATAGAGAAACTGTTTTATTAAAAG GTAGACATAAATGCGATTGTGAAGCAAGAAAGCATtctctaataaataattgtactaACTGTGGCAGAATAGTTTGTTTTCAAGAAGGATCTGGTCCATGTTTCTTTTGTGAAACATTGGTATGTTCTCGTGAACAACAAGCTATACTTTCTAGTAATACAAAGCTAGCTGATGATTTGTATAACAAATTAATGGATCGAAAACCCAATAAGGGTTTAGAAGAATCTATTAAACAACGTGATAAACTTTTGGAATATGATCGTAATAG CGCACGTCGTACGAAAGTAATTGACGATGAATCAGATTACTTTCAAACAAATAGTACATGGCTTACACCTGCAGAACGAGAAAGATTACGGAAACGTGAAGAAGAAATTAGCGCTCAAAAACATGCATCTCGTTTAAGTAGAAAAGTAACTTTAGATTTTGTTGGTAGAGAAGTATTTGTTGGCCATGAGGAAAATAGTGAATTTAACGAAGATCAActtgataatttatatgaaatggCATTACATACTGACTCAGAAAATAGCAATGCTTATCCAAACATAGATATCATCAGTCCAGTG tatattaaacaagaaacgaagagttctattaataaacaaatattaaacagTAATACAAACAGTAAAATTCAAGACAAAGAATATTTGGAACTAACAGATCAAGGTTTATGCTTAAGTATGCATCAGCCATATGCCTCGCTGTTGGTATCAGGGATAAAACT tcATGAGGGTCGAACTTGGTATTCTTCTCATCGAGGAAGATTATGGATAGCATCAACAGCTAAAACACCTACTAAAGAAGACATTTCAGAAACAGAACATGTATATCGTGTTTTAAAAGATG agaaaatcaaatttcCGGAAAACTATCCTATTAGTTCTTTGTTAGGCTGTGTAACAATTGTTGATGTTTTGTCTCAAGAACAGTACAGAAAAATGTATCCTGAAGGAGAAAGTGAAAGTCcttatgtttttatttgtgAAAATTGTTATACTCTTCCTATCAAATTTCCTATAcaaggaaaacaaaagatct ATAAATTAGATAACAAAATTCATCAAGCTGCTATGAAATCTTTAGAAAAAgttataaaggagaaaaaagaataa
- the LOC124952538 gene encoding activating signal cointegrator 1 isoform X2, producing the protein MYKRYLKITNHIIMEEWIYTSLSGLLDFPVPEELTQYILKIRNERDLDEYLKTLLDLKNPKHKQFITELKKKQAASCNDPAGYKKTNDNNEDCKKRQNEKKKNKTKSKENIQVQEMKTDKTEKKKPKFVNLYSQEGRDRETVLLKGRHKCDCEARKHSLINNCTNCGRIVCFQEGSGPCFFCETLVCSREQQAILSSNTKLADDLYNKLMDRKPNKGLEESIKQRDKLLEYDRNSARRTKVIDDESDYFQTNSTWLTPAERERLRKREEEISAQKHASRLSRKVTLDFVGREVFVGHEENSEFNEDQLDNLYEMALHTDSENSNAYPNIDIISPVYIKQETKSSINKQILNSNTNSKIQDKEYLELTDQGLCLSMHQPYASLLVSGIKLHEGRTWYSSHRGRLWIASTAKTPTKEDISETEHVYRVLKDEKIKFPENYPISSLLGCVTIVDVLSQEQYRKMYPEGESESPYVFICENCYTLPIKFPIQGKQKIYKLDNKIHQAAMKSLEKVIKEKKE; encoded by the exons ATGTACAAACGATACTT aaaaattactaATCATATTATAATGGAAGAATGGATATACACAAGTTTATCTGGTTTACTAGACTTCCCAGTTCCAGAAGAATTAACACa gtatattttaaaaatacgaaatgaaagagattTAGATGAATATCTTAAAACTTTATTGGATTTAAAAAATCCAAAacataaacaatttataacagaattgaaaaaaaaacaag CTGCTTCTTGTAATGATCCAGCCGGATATAAGaaaacaaacgataataatgaagattgTAAGAAAaggcaaaatgaaaaaaaaaagaataagaccAAAAGCAAAGAAAACATACAG gttcaagaaatgaaaacagataaaacagaaaagaagaaaccaaaATTTGTTAACTTGTATTCGCAGGAAGGGCGTGATAGAGAAACTGTTTTATTAAAAG GTAGACATAAATGCGATTGTGAAGCAAGAAAGCATtctctaataaataattgtactaACTGTGGCAGAATAGTTTGTTTTCAAGAAGGATCTGGTCCATGTTTCTTTTGTGAAACATTGGTATGTTCTCGTGAACAACAAGCTATACTTTCTAGTAATACAAAGCTAGCTGATGATTTGTATAACAAATTAATGGATCGAAAACCCAATAAGGGTTTAGAAGAATCTATTAAACAACGTGATAAACTTTTGGAATATGATCGTAATAG CGCACGTCGTACGAAAGTAATTGACGATGAATCAGATTACTTTCAAACAAATAGTACATGGCTTACACCTGCAGAACGAGAAAGATTACGGAAACGTGAAGAAGAAATTAGCGCTCAAAAACATGCATCTCGTTTAAGTAGAAAAGTAACTTTAGATTTTGTTGGTAGAGAAGTATTTGTTGGCCATGAGGAAAATAGTGAATTTAACGAAGATCAActtgataatttatatgaaatggCATTACATACTGACTCAGAAAATAGCAATGCTTATCCAAACATAGATATCATCAGTCCAGTG tatattaaacaagaaacgaagagttctattaataaacaaatattaaacagTAATACAAACAGTAAAATTCAAGACAAAGAATATTTGGAACTAACAGATCAAGGTTTATGCTTAAGTATGCATCAGCCATATGCCTCGCTGTTGGTATCAGGGATAAAACT tcATGAGGGTCGAACTTGGTATTCTTCTCATCGAGGAAGATTATGGATAGCATCAACAGCTAAAACACCTACTAAAGAAGACATTTCAGAAACAGAACATGTATATCGTGTTTTAAAAGATG agaaaatcaaatttcCGGAAAACTATCCTATTAGTTCTTTGTTAGGCTGTGTAACAATTGTTGATGTTTTGTCTCAAGAACAGTACAGAAAAATGTATCCTGAAGGAGAAAGTGAAAGTCcttatgtttttatttgtgAAAATTGTTATACTCTTCCTATCAAATTTCCTATAcaaggaaaacaaaagatct ATAAATTAGATAACAAAATTCATCAAGCTGCTATGAAATCTTTAGAAAAAgttataaaggagaaaaaagaataa
- the LOC124952538 gene encoding activating signal cointegrator 1 isoform X3, with amino-acid sequence MEEWIYTSLSGLLDFPVPEELTQYILKIRNERDLDEYLKTLLDLKNPKHKQFITELKKKQAASCNDPAGYKKTNDNNEDCKKRQNEKKKNKTKSKENIQVQEMKTDKTEKKKPKFVNLYSQEGRDRETVLLKGRHKCDCEARKHSLINNCTNCGRIVCFQEGSGPCFFCETLVCSREQQAILSSNTKLADDLYNKLMDRKPNKGLEESIKQRDKLLEYDRNSARRTKVIDDESDYFQTNSTWLTPAERERLRKREEEISAQKHASRLSRKVTLDFVGREVFVGHEENSEFNEDQLDNLYEMALHTDSENSNAYPNIDIISPVYIKQETKSSINKQILNSNTNSKIQDKEYLELTDQGLCLSMHQPYASLLVSGIKLHEGRTWYSSHRGRLWIASTAKTPTKEDISETEHVYRVLKDEKIKFPENYPISSLLGCVTIVDVLSQEQYRKMYPEGESESPYVFICENCYTLPIKFPIQGKQKIYKLDNKIHQAAMKSLEKVIKEKKE; translated from the exons ATGGAAGAATGGATATACACAAGTTTATCTGGTTTACTAGACTTCCCAGTTCCAGAAGAATTAACACa gtatattttaaaaatacgaaatgaaagagattTAGATGAATATCTTAAAACTTTATTGGATTTAAAAAATCCAAAacataaacaatttataacagaattgaaaaaaaaacaag CTGCTTCTTGTAATGATCCAGCCGGATATAAGaaaacaaacgataataatgaagattgTAAGAAAaggcaaaatgaaaaaaaaaagaataagaccAAAAGCAAAGAAAACATACAG gttcaagaaatgaaaacagataaaacagaaaagaagaaaccaaaATTTGTTAACTTGTATTCGCAGGAAGGGCGTGATAGAGAAACTGTTTTATTAAAAG GTAGACATAAATGCGATTGTGAAGCAAGAAAGCATtctctaataaataattgtactaACTGTGGCAGAATAGTTTGTTTTCAAGAAGGATCTGGTCCATGTTTCTTTTGTGAAACATTGGTATGTTCTCGTGAACAACAAGCTATACTTTCTAGTAATACAAAGCTAGCTGATGATTTGTATAACAAATTAATGGATCGAAAACCCAATAAGGGTTTAGAAGAATCTATTAAACAACGTGATAAACTTTTGGAATATGATCGTAATAG CGCACGTCGTACGAAAGTAATTGACGATGAATCAGATTACTTTCAAACAAATAGTACATGGCTTACACCTGCAGAACGAGAAAGATTACGGAAACGTGAAGAAGAAATTAGCGCTCAAAAACATGCATCTCGTTTAAGTAGAAAAGTAACTTTAGATTTTGTTGGTAGAGAAGTATTTGTTGGCCATGAGGAAAATAGTGAATTTAACGAAGATCAActtgataatttatatgaaatggCATTACATACTGACTCAGAAAATAGCAATGCTTATCCAAACATAGATATCATCAGTCCAGTG tatattaaacaagaaacgaagagttctattaataaacaaatattaaacagTAATACAAACAGTAAAATTCAAGACAAAGAATATTTGGAACTAACAGATCAAGGTTTATGCTTAAGTATGCATCAGCCATATGCCTCGCTGTTGGTATCAGGGATAAAACT tcATGAGGGTCGAACTTGGTATTCTTCTCATCGAGGAAGATTATGGATAGCATCAACAGCTAAAACACCTACTAAAGAAGACATTTCAGAAACAGAACATGTATATCGTGTTTTAAAAGATG agaaaatcaaatttcCGGAAAACTATCCTATTAGTTCTTTGTTAGGCTGTGTAACAATTGTTGATGTTTTGTCTCAAGAACAGTACAGAAAAATGTATCCTGAAGGAGAAAGTGAAAGTCcttatgtttttatttgtgAAAATTGTTATACTCTTCCTATCAAATTTCCTATAcaaggaaaacaaaagatct ATAAATTAGATAACAAAATTCATCAAGCTGCTATGAAATCTTTAGAAAAAgttataaaggagaaaaaagaataa
- the LOC124952589 gene encoding protein tamozhennic isoform X3 translates to MFHETADILRRSAATLQDFSGYRAATAWSAISLYAANLVAQPWRKEYRILRIYSGFYKYEVQANLIGAELMFEQMGYKHAGREVLVLEGPIDPDKVTNVSRDAIVAFVECQILKQIWESVSKNYTISWLEVLEFRENHVGNPERAIRALSQRFLEKLHQSRVKVDMYRNYHYPQLATMNTIPPPINYHMPSNNYSIPSCPSDYRCINDANVISKNYHYFNLMDHGILNRYGTYGCMPPGNKCGNIYNNPYYPTVPAYTTRVPADRLVELNMPLPVENYDKTCKKSPQRTFDMDEVDFHKRQPIDSDYDYAKVDKKYIKPYSNIEKNTHESWDFVYKNLESQGYSKDLGDREDILNKTEPDLGFLKQKPLRSSENEKEYYIYRLEKEKNGRDVKDTNNHITNGKKHHHDTLSIKKKSSSFDLSDSNRYHNNATIENQSYLHGTMKKHDSRILPMQRSHHSSEQISRITNSINNLELSESKKEGNNEDKNKWNCATCTYLNSPKREICEMCMKSKFKGNEDKPLASGGKECPKCTLVNEKNVSVCEACGESLKDSPTYI, encoded by the exons atgtttCATGAAACAGCAGATATTTTACGTAGATCTGCTGCTACATTACAAGATTTTAGCGGTTACAGAGCTGCCACTGCTTGGAGTGCTATTTCTTTATATGCTGCAAATCTTGTTGCACAACCTTGGAGAAAAGAGTATAGGATATTAAGG atttacAGTGGATTTTACAAATACGAAGTACAAGCTAATTTAATAGGAGCAGAATTGATGTTCGAACAAATGGGATATAAACATGCAGGCAGGGAAGTGCTCGTTTTAGAAGGTCCAATAGATCCAGACAAAGTGACTAATGTTAGTAGAGATGCAATAGTGGCTTTTGTAGAATGTcag ATTTTAAAACAGATATGGGAAAGTGTCTCAAAGAATTATACAATTTCTTGGCTAGAGGTTTTGGAATTTCGTGAGAATCATGTTGGAAATCCTGAACGAGCTATCAGAGCTTTGAGTCAACGTTTTCTGGAAAAATTACACCAAAGTCGTGTAAAAGTTGATATGTAtagaaattatcattatccaCAACTTGCAACCATGAATACAATACCACCAcctattaattatcatatgcCATCTAATAATTACAGTATACCATCATGTCCTTCAGACTATAGATGTATTAATGATGCAAATGTGATATCTAAAAATTaccattattttaatttaatggaTCATGGCATACTAAATCGTTATGGTACATATGGATGTATGCCACCTGGAAATAAATGtggtaatatttataataatcccTATTATCCTACAGTACCAGCATATACAACAAGAGTACCTGCAGACAGACTAGTAGAGCTTAATATGCCACTTCCGGTTGAGAATTACGATAAAACATGTAAAAAATCACCACAAAGAACTTTCGACATGGACGAAGTGGATTTTCATAAAAGGCAGCCTATTGATTCAGATTATGATTATGCTaaagttgataaaaaatatataaaaccatattcgaatatagaaaagaatacaCATGAAAGTTGGGactttgtttataaaaatttagaaagtCAGGGATATTCAAAAGATCTTGGTGATagagaagatattttaaacaaaacaGAGCCAGATTTAGGATTTCTCAAGCAGAAGCCATTAAGATCTTctgaaaacgagaaagagtattatatttatcgattggagaaagaaaaaaatggaagagatGTAAAAGATACTAATAATCATATCACAAATGGGAAAAAACATCATCATGAtacattatcaattaaaaagaaatcctCTTCTTTTGATTTATCAGATTCAAATAGATATCATAATAATGCTACAATAGAAAATCAGTCATATTTACATGGTACAATGAAAAAACATGATAGTCGGATTTTACCAATGCAACGATCGCATCATTCATCTGAACAAATTTCAAGGATTAccaattcaattaataatttggaATTGTCAGAATCCAAAAAAGAAggtaataatgaagataaaaataaatggaattgTGCTACTTGCACCTACTTAAATTCACCCAAGAGAGAAATTTGTGAAATGTGTATGAAATCTAAATTTAAAGGAAATGAAGATAAACCACTAGCAAGCGGTGGTAAAGAATGTCCAAAGTGTACATTagtaaatgagaaaaatgtttCTGTTTGTGAAGCATGTGGTGAAAGTTTGAAAGATTCTCcaacttatatataa
- the LOC124952589 gene encoding uncharacterized protein LOC124952589 isoform X1, whose product MANDLILRGKDKLQEISMKLEQSHLAYLQTDDSPLKLDQRRKLEGIIKEYLYLVPNESKYMFHETADILRRSAATLQDFSGYRAATAWSAISLYAANLVAQPWRKEYRILRIYSGFYKYEVQANLIGAELMFEQMGYKHAGREVLVLEGPIDPDKVTNVSRDAIVAFVECQILKQIWESVSKNYTISWLEVLEFRENHVGNPERAIRALSQRFLEKLHQSRVKVDMYRNYHYPQLATMNTIPPPINYHMPSNNYSIPSCPSDYRCINDANVISKNYHYFNLMDHGILNRYGTYGCMPPGNKCGNIYNNPYYPTVPAYTTRVPADRLVELNMPLPVENYDKTCKKSPQRTFDMDEVDFHKRQPIDSDYDYAKVDKKYIKPYSNIEKNTHESWDFVYKNLESQGYSKDLGDREDILNKTEPDLGFLKQKPLRSSENEKEYYIYRLEKEKNGRDVKDTNNHITNGKKHHHDTLSIKKKSSSFDLSDSNRYHNNATIENQSYLHGTMKKHDSRILPMQRSHHSSEQISRITNSINNLELSESKKEGNNEDKNKWNCATCTYLNSPKREICEMCMKSKFKGNEDKPLASGGKECPKCTLVNEKNVSVCEACGESLKDSPTYI is encoded by the exons atggcaAATGACTTAATTCTTCGGGGCAAAGACAAACTCCAAGAAATTAGTATGAAATTAGAACAAAGTCATCTGGCTTATCTACAAACAGATGATAGTCCTTTAAAACTAGATCAACGCCGTAAGCTAGAAg gaATTATCAAGGAGTATCTCTACCTTGTTCCtaatgaaagtaaatatatgtttCATGAAACAGCAGATATTTTACGTAGATCTGCTGCTACATTACAAGATTTTAGCGGTTACAGAGCTGCCACTGCTTGGAGTGCTATTTCTTTATATGCTGCAAATCTTGTTGCACAACCTTGGAGAAAAGAGTATAGGATATTAAGG atttacAGTGGATTTTACAAATACGAAGTACAAGCTAATTTAATAGGAGCAGAATTGATGTTCGAACAAATGGGATATAAACATGCAGGCAGGGAAGTGCTCGTTTTAGAAGGTCCAATAGATCCAGACAAAGTGACTAATGTTAGTAGAGATGCAATAGTGGCTTTTGTAGAATGTcag ATTTTAAAACAGATATGGGAAAGTGTCTCAAAGAATTATACAATTTCTTGGCTAGAGGTTTTGGAATTTCGTGAGAATCATGTTGGAAATCCTGAACGAGCTATCAGAGCTTTGAGTCAACGTTTTCTGGAAAAATTACACCAAAGTCGTGTAAAAGTTGATATGTAtagaaattatcattatccaCAACTTGCAACCATGAATACAATACCACCAcctattaattatcatatgcCATCTAATAATTACAGTATACCATCATGTCCTTCAGACTATAGATGTATTAATGATGCAAATGTGATATCTAAAAATTaccattattttaatttaatggaTCATGGCATACTAAATCGTTATGGTACATATGGATGTATGCCACCTGGAAATAAATGtggtaatatttataataatcccTATTATCCTACAGTACCAGCATATACAACAAGAGTACCTGCAGACAGACTAGTAGAGCTTAATATGCCACTTCCGGTTGAGAATTACGATAAAACATGTAAAAAATCACCACAAAGAACTTTCGACATGGACGAAGTGGATTTTCATAAAAGGCAGCCTATTGATTCAGATTATGATTATGCTaaagttgataaaaaatatataaaaccatattcgaatatagaaaagaatacaCATGAAAGTTGGGactttgtttataaaaatttagaaagtCAGGGATATTCAAAAGATCTTGGTGATagagaagatattttaaacaaaacaGAGCCAGATTTAGGATTTCTCAAGCAGAAGCCATTAAGATCTTctgaaaacgagaaagagtattatatttatcgattggagaaagaaaaaaatggaagagatGTAAAAGATACTAATAATCATATCACAAATGGGAAAAAACATCATCATGAtacattatcaattaaaaagaaatcctCTTCTTTTGATTTATCAGATTCAAATAGATATCATAATAATGCTACAATAGAAAATCAGTCATATTTACATGGTACAATGAAAAAACATGATAGTCGGATTTTACCAATGCAACGATCGCATCATTCATCTGAACAAATTTCAAGGATTAccaattcaattaataatttggaATTGTCAGAATCCAAAAAAGAAggtaataatgaagataaaaataaatggaattgTGCTACTTGCACCTACTTAAATTCACCCAAGAGAGAAATTTGTGAAATGTGTATGAAATCTAAATTTAAAGGAAATGAAGATAAACCACTAGCAAGCGGTGGTAAAGAATGTCCAAAGTGTACATTagtaaatgagaaaaatgtttCTGTTTGTGAAGCATGTGGTGAAAGTTTGAAAGATTCTCcaacttatatataa
- the LOC124952589 gene encoding protein tamozhennic isoform X2 — translation MANDLILRGKDKLQEISMKLEQSHLAYLQTDDSPLKLDQRRKLEGIIKEYLYLVPNESKYMFHETADILRRSAATLQDFSGYRAATAWSAISLYAANLVAQPWRKEYRILRIYSGFYKYEVQANLIGAELMFEQMGYKHAGREVLVLEGPIDPDKVTNVSRDAIVAFVECQILKQIWESVSKNYTISWLEVLEFRENHVGNPERAIRALSQRFLEKLHQSRVKVDMYRNYHYPQLATMNTIPPPINYHMPSNNYSIPSCPSDYRCINDANVISKNYHYFNLMDHGILNRYVPAYTTRVPADRLVELNMPLPVENYDKTCKKSPQRTFDMDEVDFHKRQPIDSDYDYAKVDKKYIKPYSNIEKNTHESWDFVYKNLESQGYSKDLGDREDILNKTEPDLGFLKQKPLRSSENEKEYYIYRLEKEKNGRDVKDTNNHITNGKKHHHDTLSIKKKSSSFDLSDSNRYHNNATIENQSYLHGTMKKHDSRILPMQRSHHSSEQISRITNSINNLELSESKKEGNNEDKNKWNCATCTYLNSPKREICEMCMKSKFKGNEDKPLASGGKECPKCTLVNEKNVSVCEACGESLKDSPTYI, via the exons atggcaAATGACTTAATTCTTCGGGGCAAAGACAAACTCCAAGAAATTAGTATGAAATTAGAACAAAGTCATCTGGCTTATCTACAAACAGATGATAGTCCTTTAAAACTAGATCAACGCCGTAAGCTAGAAg gaATTATCAAGGAGTATCTCTACCTTGTTCCtaatgaaagtaaatatatgtttCATGAAACAGCAGATATTTTACGTAGATCTGCTGCTACATTACAAGATTTTAGCGGTTACAGAGCTGCCACTGCTTGGAGTGCTATTTCTTTATATGCTGCAAATCTTGTTGCACAACCTTGGAGAAAAGAGTATAGGATATTAAGG atttacAGTGGATTTTACAAATACGAAGTACAAGCTAATTTAATAGGAGCAGAATTGATGTTCGAACAAATGGGATATAAACATGCAGGCAGGGAAGTGCTCGTTTTAGAAGGTCCAATAGATCCAGACAAAGTGACTAATGTTAGTAGAGATGCAATAGTGGCTTTTGTAGAATGTcag ATTTTAAAACAGATATGGGAAAGTGTCTCAAAGAATTATACAATTTCTTGGCTAGAGGTTTTGGAATTTCGTGAGAATCATGTTGGAAATCCTGAACGAGCTATCAGAGCTTTGAGTCAACGTTTTCTGGAAAAATTACACCAAAGTCGTGTAAAAGTTGATATGTAtagaaattatcattatccaCAACTTGCAACCATGAATACAATACCACCAcctattaattatcatatgcCATCTAATAATTACAGTATACCATCATGTCCTTCAGACTATAGATGTATTAATGATGCAAATGTGATATCTAAAAATTaccattattttaatttaatggaTCATGGCATACTAAATCGTTATG TACCAGCATATACAACAAGAGTACCTGCAGACAGACTAGTAGAGCTTAATATGCCACTTCCGGTTGAGAATTACGATAAAACATGTAAAAAATCACCACAAAGAACTTTCGACATGGACGAAGTGGATTTTCATAAAAGGCAGCCTATTGATTCAGATTATGATTATGCTaaagttgataaaaaatatataaaaccatattcgaatatagaaaagaatacaCATGAAAGTTGGGactttgtttataaaaatttagaaagtCAGGGATATTCAAAAGATCTTGGTGATagagaagatattttaaacaaaacaGAGCCAGATTTAGGATTTCTCAAGCAGAAGCCATTAAGATCTTctgaaaacgagaaagagtattatatttatcgattggagaaagaaaaaaatggaagagatGTAAAAGATACTAATAATCATATCACAAATGGGAAAAAACATCATCATGAtacattatcaattaaaaagaaatcctCTTCTTTTGATTTATCAGATTCAAATAGATATCATAATAATGCTACAATAGAAAATCAGTCATATTTACATGGTACAATGAAAAAACATGATAGTCGGATTTTACCAATGCAACGATCGCATCATTCATCTGAACAAATTTCAAGGATTAccaattcaattaataatttggaATTGTCAGAATCCAAAAAAGAAggtaataatgaagataaaaataaatggaattgTGCTACTTGCACCTACTTAAATTCACCCAAGAGAGAAATTTGTGAAATGTGTATGAAATCTAAATTTAAAGGAAATGAAGATAAACCACTAGCAAGCGGTGGTAAAGAATGTCCAAAGTGTACATTagtaaatgagaaaaatgtttCTGTTTGTGAAGCATGTGGTGAAAGTTTGAAAGATTCTCcaacttatatataa